The following coding sequences lie in one Pararge aegeria chromosome 25, ilParAegt1.1, whole genome shotgun sequence genomic window:
- the LOC120634914 gene encoding uncharacterized protein LOC120634914, protein MQILRRLVLAQSILIIYFKLCSTKVYFKPDDAFVSDLRSSLISDENNDLLIVLPHNLEPTGESNEILNVAVLKLGGKAQETEQSYLDTQETDVNGLNHRKTDELDVNPRETDELDTNSQESAESDLEIGDLNLNSVQRSMLRKRWHSKCDKKASKTCRNACKNAYKIVCSSFKCRSRMKKDFRRECKRNCKSKFVSSVSSIETE, encoded by the exons ATGCAGATTCTGCGTAGATTGGTTCTTGCACAGTCaattctaataatttatttc AAATTATGTTCAACAAAAGTGTATTTTAAACCAGATGACGCATTTGTCTCTGATTTACGAAGTTCATTGATCTccgatgaaaataatgatttattaatcGTTTTACCC CATAATTTGGAACCGACCGGTGAatccaatgaaattttaaacgTAGCTGTACTTAAATTGGGTGGTAAAGCGCAAGAAACCGAACAATCATATTTAGATACACAAGAAACGGACGTAAATGGATTAAACCATAGAAAAACTGATGAATTAGATGTAAATCCAAGAGAAACTGACGAATTAGATACAAACTCACAAGAATCTGCGGAATCCGATTTAGAAATAGGCGATTTGAATCTAAACAGCGTCCAAAGGAGTATGCTAAGGAAAAGGTGGCACAGTAAATgcgataaaaaagcttctaAAACCTGCAGGAATGCGTGCAAAAATGCGTACAAAATAGTCTGCAGCTCATTTAAATGCAGAAGTAGGATGAAGAAGGATTTTAGGAGAGAGTGTAAAAGGAATTGTAAGTCTAAGTTTGTGTCGTCGGTCTCTAGTATTGAGACGGAATAA
- the LOC120634963 gene encoding uncharacterized protein LOC120634963 isoform X3, which translates to MLAMSFDMLILIICLNFEIHAQNWNRNMRIISSDDRLHKRSGIIITRPILNRTKYPKDINKLLYASSEMMDSSDENGKTLRKNAQSSDSVQYNSAELEKVIFLPNNSHKYIKTAEVLDSTNEDVGIAKEGLNSEQSLRGKEEFKCVDACKEVLSNVCAARNCKDRERHIFDKECFSACKSRF; encoded by the exons atgcTCGCAATGAGTTTTGatatgttaatattaataatttgtctA AATTTCGAAATACACGCACAAAATTGGAATCGAAACATGCGCATTATCTCTTCAGATGATCGGCTTCATAAGAGGTctggaataataataacacgC CCAATACTAAATCGTACCAAATATCCTAAAGACATTAACAAACTACTTTATGCATCATCAGAAATGATGGATTCATCAGACGAAAATGGAAAAACACTACGTAAAAACGCACAAAGTTCTGATTCCGTACAATATAACAGTGCGGAGCTAGAGAAAGTTATTTTCCTTCCAAACAAttcacacaaatatataaaaactgcTGAAGTACTAGATTCTACAAATGAAGATGTAGGTATAGCTAAAGAAGGATTGAATTCTGAGCAAAGTTTAAGAGGAAAGGAAGAATTCAAATGTGTAGATGCTTGTAAAGAAGTGCTATCCAATGTGTGCGCCGCTCGTAATTGCAAAGATAGGGAGCGTCATATATTCGACAAAGAGTGTTTTAGCGCTTGCAAGAGCCGattttag
- the LOC120634963 gene encoding uncharacterized protein LOC120634963 isoform X4, which translates to MRIISSDDRLHKRSGIIITRPILNRTKYPKDINKLLYASSEMMDSSDENGKTLRKNAQSSDSVQYNSAELEKVIFLPNNSHKYIKTAEVLDSTNEDVGIAKEGLNSEQSLRGKEEFKCVDACKEVLSNVCAARNCKDRERHIFDKECFSACKSRF; encoded by the exons ATGCGCATTATCTCTTCAGATGATCGGCTTCATAAGAGGTctggaataataataacacgC CCAATACTAAATCGTACCAAATATCCTAAAGACATTAACAAACTACTTTATGCATCATCAGAAATGATGGATTCATCAGACGAAAATGGAAAAACACTACGTAAAAACGCACAAAGTTCTGATTCCGTACAATATAACAGTGCGGAGCTAGAGAAAGTTATTTTCCTTCCAAACAAttcacacaaatatataaaaactgcTGAAGTACTAGATTCTACAAATGAAGATGTAGGTATAGCTAAAGAAGGATTGAATTCTGAGCAAAGTTTAAGAGGAAAGGAAGAATTCAAATGTGTAGATGCTTGTAAAGAAGTGCTATCCAATGTGTGCGCCGCTCGTAATTGCAAAGATAGGGAGCGTCATATATTCGACAAAGAGTGTTTTAGCGCTTGCAAGAGCCGattttag
- the LOC120634794 gene encoding uncharacterized protein LOC120634794 has product MGVLLKFFVVTVALPCVFGQQECFGAGSVAGAAIGAFIAAFIIIGAAYYLRKLYWKSRKGKHLVFTTDPESVKDEFAFDNPGFRQEEKHWQNEAPTLPLGGKPPALHAEFTKPEQSKDDSHLQRARIRRVKLWARDFTGLGLTCGGGARDGVSVHSVLRSGPAAAAKLQPGDKIKSIKIEFNGTPLEDAVAILSLASPYPVELEVVEGGRVSGEGWGVHHPLMKRAGSTGDVSTLEKEGKLLHPPRSPNTSQSNNSTLETKHGKVGIKKIITEKIITTTLERNKKEKKEPPTTLERENEKNLKLANKRHSEIPPASNKPDRNKSRNSTGSDIQIIQPENGIGHNIDHAEVQKREYDPKRGMKFGIRVLPPNVPDDGVLKQKSVENGAVVLEKKAVDEPDKPEPQRPAPTTHVKLESETEQKKPVVAKRREKMAPPIPNARVKTNESDTNISHETSKISDTSLSSSFSRTDLNSSGIKRDENGIPQELPQHMFDAAKAARSNRKSSADLIQEKDKVEYKKEEAPKPTKKSKGKAPSPPEVEKNKSDDSILEQMNNLHDFLKNEKYHSSLLHDTSSTSTKSMNSYNTSTPKVNKAKSRIEESINFSQDDIDDIVSKPFKRESDSLNNFFEDSKSNLSSNQDVHSVVSLNNSDKSDNRSTTIELNNSDITIHSSPLNETVRSASDDTSLDENERKAASLGDLSRFELRAKTSKPSTGTLERAQSLDICADDGEIQESTLSPKKRKAMSVVETTFFDSGSDDVLLDNDSDRGIVIKHKEPRLSLNVAKTSAIEGLNTFQRNRLKKGSEFGTLEDAIVKGSNSSMESGKHDSQEIIYKKVQTNYDSPQESEQHETSDHLARRIMDENLKVHMKLVSEFAKSTSDGSNTSSLDSSQETNTVTEAKTTPVKYEEKLTMTYDTNIPDDMKVSRSSYVNSLERPKSEMMKKLLAKNPIFNVHIDQQTQKQEPSSSSSKEMPAMTDSFKSANQVHQPDIVNFDLKTSSSTTAAKAKDYDEFVSNIRVGSNNNSLKFNKKPLESNEWPDTKNRQEIQSSNIVTISTDEKNLPSDGKRNSYTKSIEIGEASLRLIPDLVEGTKSRTEGKETRTLYMEPANVSLTMKQEPVQKTVTVNVTEDEYGNKVVTQNVEKISTRYITNKMEAPLQVEQVTFGVMKGGGDINELELEEGTNVKDIDRKVLEEIKRQNPGIHFTTTEPSYTKTETIILNTTEMNEGQAKALMEKLQSDSSFMAQKSTEELSRMGIRVIQDLEDNASTNQDVVEVTKTRYSINPSKISSDNQFCTIESKEDLQKDHITEIQVVTPRTEKLEQQKSDLSKDKVSSRQRTPPSVRQYEEPLLTYELDIELLNDFISNERYHSARHQAEIRKRTSQSTNEPKKRHSDFDLPRNSHIKFRTATYESPKGTIVTSTDLENRRLSQLDQMQLRATGDQSVSNLKPVISAKPSNIPVKLTEKKPFTGFVSSKIPVFATQKSQSQENLSDKTFSLPRSPPPTLSGSSGNISITSIKSSSRSPSGGRL; this is encoded by the exons GCAAACACCTGGTCTTCACAACAGACCCGGAATCGGTGAAGGATGAATTCGCTTTTGACAACCCTGGCTTTAGACAGGAGGAGAAGCACTGGCAGAACGAAGCGCCAACCCTGCCTCTAGGCGGGAAGCCGCCCGCCCTACACGCAGAGTTCACCAAACCGGAGCAGAGCAAAGATGATTCACATTTACAG AGAGCACGAATCCGGCGAGTGAAGCTATGGGCTCGCGATTTTACTGGCTTGGGTCTGACGTGTGGAGGAGGCGCTCGAGATGGAGTCAGCGTCCACTCCGTGCTCAGGAGTGGACCGGCCGCTGCTGCTAAACTTCAACCAG GTGACAAAATCAAAAGCATAAAGATCGAATTCAACGGCACTCCATTAGAAGACGCGGTGGCTATACTGTCGCTTGCTTCTCCTTACCCCGTGGAGTTAGAGGTGGTGGAAGGCGGGCGGGTGAGCGGCGAGGGGTGGGGGGTGCACCACCCACTGATGAAGAGGGCAGGTTCCACTGGCGATGTTAGCACG ctgGAAAAAGAAGGGAAACTCCTACATCCCCCGAGATCGCCCAATACATCGCAATCAAACAATTCTACACTTGAAACAAAACATGGAAAGGTAGGCATAAAGAAGATTATCACTGAAAAGATAATAACTACCACCTTAGAGAGAAATaagaaagagaaaaaagaaCCACCAACAACGTTAGAGAGAGAAAATGAGAAGAATTTGAAGCTTGCAAATAAAAGACACTCAGAAATTCCACCAGCTTCAAATAAACCTGATAGAAATAAGAGCAGAAACTCTACTGGCAGCGACATTCAAATAATACAACCGGAGAATGGCATAGGACATAATATAGACCACGCTGAAGTACAGAAGAGGGAATACGACCCAAAACGAggtatgaaatttggtataagAGTACTTCCGCCAAATGTTCCTGATGATGGAGTGTTAAAACAAAAGAGCGTTGAGAACGGCGCCGTTGTACTAGAAAAAAAAGCAGTCGATGAACCAGACAAACCTGAGCCACAAAGGCCTGCTCCGACAACTCACGTTAAACTTGAAAGTGAGACGGAACAAAAGAAACCAGTAGTTGCGAAGCGAAGGGAAAAAATGGCACCACCTATACCAAATGCAAGAGTAAAGACGAATGAATCTGATACAAATATCAgccacgaaacgtcgaaaataTCTGATACATCGCTATCGTCATCATTTTCTAGAACTGATCTAAATTCCAGTGGAATCAAACGTGACGAGAATGGTATCCCTCAAGAGTTACCTCAACATATGTTCGATGCGGCAAAGGCAGCAAGGAGTAATAGAAAAAGTTCCGCAGATTTGATACAAGAGAAAGAtaaagtagaatataaaaaagaagaagcTCCCAAACCTACAAAGAAATCCAAAGGCAAAGCACCATCACCTCCAGAGGTAGAGAAAAACAAAAGCGATGATAGCATATTAGAGCAAATGAATAATTTGCATGATTTCTTAAAGAATGAAAAGTATCACTCTAGTCTCTTACATGACACATCCTCAACATCCACTAAATCTATGAACTCTTACAATACTTCAACTCCAAAAGTGAATAAAGCAAAATCTCGCATCGAAGAATCTATTAACTTTAGTCAAGATGACATCGACGATATTGTTTCAAAGCCATTCAAGCGAGAAAGTGACTCACTCAATAATTTCTTTGAGGATTCTAAATCCAATCTCTCATCTAATCAAGATGTACATTCAGTGGTTTCATTAAACAACAGTGATAAAAGTGATAACAGATCTACCactattgaattaaataatagtGACATCACTATCCATAGTTCTCCATTGAATGAGACTGTGCGTTCCGCTTCAGATGATACATCCTTAGATGAAAATGAGCGCAAAGCAGCTTCCCTTGGCGATTTATCGAGATTTGAATTAAGAGCTAAAACGAGTAAACCATCAACAGGTACTTTAGAAAGAGCACAGAGTTTAGATATATGCGCAGATGATGGCGAAATACAAGAAAGTACACTTTCGCCGAAAAAGAGAAAAGCTATGTCAGTAGTAGAGACTACATTCTTCGATTCTGGTTCAGATGATGTGCTACTAGATAATGACTCAGACAGAGGTATTGTTATTAAGCATAAGGAACCTCGACTTAGCTTAAATGTAGCGAAAACGTCTGCCATTGAAGGACTAAACACATTCCAAAGAAATCGTTTAAAGAAGGGTTCCGAATTTGGCACTTTGGAAGACGCTATAGTTAAAGGATCTAATAGTTCTATGGAATCGGGAAAACATGATTCACAAGAAATAATTTACAAGAAAGTGCAGACAAATTACGACTCTCCACAAGAAAGTGAACAGCATGAAACTTCCGATCATTTAGCGCGAAGAATTATGGATGAAAATCTAAAAGTCCATATGAAACTTGTATCTGAATTTGCTAAATCTACTTCAGATGGTAGTAATACCAGTTCACTCGATAGTAGTCAAGAAACTAATACTGTTACGGAAGCTAAGACTACACCTGTAAAGTATGAAGAGAAACTTACTATGACTTACGACACCAACATTCCGGACGATATGAAAGTGTCGCGTAGTTCGTATGTTAATAGTTTAGAAAGACCTAAATCCGAAATGATGAAAAAGCTTTTAGCTAAGAATCCAATTTTCAATGTTCACATTGACCAACAAACGCAAAAGCAagaaccatcatcatcatcaagcaAAGAAATGCCCGCAATGACTGATTCTTTTAAATCAGCCAACCAAGTTCATCAACCAGATATTGTAAACTTTGATTTGAAAACATCGTCTTCAACAACGGCAGCAAAAGCGAAAGACTATGATGAATTTGTTAGTAATATAAGAGTGGgttcaaataataatagtttgaaatttaataaaaaaccgcTAGAATCGAACGAATGGCCAGATACTAAAAATAGGCAAGAAATCCAAAGTAGCAATATTGTTACAATTTCAACTGATGAAAAGAATTTACCGTCAGACGGAAAACGTAATTCATACACAAAGTCTATAGAGATAGGTGAAGCAAGTTTAAGATTAATACCAGATTTGGTCGAAGGAACAAAAAGTCGAACCGAAGGAAAAGAAACAAGAACCCTGTACATGGAACCGGCAAATGTTTCACTTACGATGAAGCAAGAGCCCGTGCAAAAAACTGTAACAGTTAATGTTACAGAGGATGAATATGGAAATAAAGTAGTTACtcaaaatgtagaaaaaatatCAACGAGATACATCACAAATAAAATGGAGGCCCCGCTACAAGTGGAACAAGTAACTTTCGGAGTCATGAAAGGTGGAGGTGATATAAATGAGTTAGAATTAGAAGAAGGTACCAACGTAAAAGATATAGACAGAAAAGTGCTCGAAGAAATAAAGAGACAAAATCCTGGCATACATTTTACAACAACAGAACCGTCCTACACAAAAACtgaaactataattttaaacacaacaGAAATGAATGAAGGACAAGCGAAAGCGTTGATGGAGAAACTTCAGAGCGATTCAAGTTTTATGGCACAAAAGTCGACCGAGGAACTATCTCGTATGGGCATACGGGTCATCCAAGATCTAGAAGATAATGCTAGCACAAACCAGGACGTAGTTGAAGTAACAAAAACAAGATACTCCATCAATCCTTCGAAAATATCGAGTGATAACCAATTTTGTACAATAGAATCTAAAGAGGACTTACAAAAGGATCACATAACCGAGATTCAAGTGGTAACACCGAGAACGGAAAAACTCGAACAGCAGAAGTCTGACTTAAGTAAAGACAAAGTATCTAGCAGACAGCGAACGCCACCGTCAGTACGACAATACGAGGAACCTCTGTTAACATACGAGCTAGATATCGAACTGCTGAACGATTTTATTTCCAACGAGAGATACCACTCAGCGAGACACCAAGCCGAAATTAGAAAACGAACGAGTCAAAGCACAAACGAACCAAAGAAACGACATTCAGATTTCGATTTACCTAGAAACAGTCATATTAAATTTCGCACAGCAACTTACGAATCTCCAAAAGGAACTATCGTCACGAGCACTGATTTAGAGAACAGGCGACTTTCGCAACTTGACCAAATGCAATTGAGGGCAACGGGTGATCAATCtgtctccaacttaaaaccggTCATTTCGGCTAAGCCTTCAAACATTCCTGTCAAATTGACAGAAAAGAAACCTTTTACGGGTTTCGTCTCGTCGAAAATTCCGGTGTTCGCGACACAGAAATCGCAAAGTCAAGAGAATCTTTCAGATAAAACGTTTTCGTTACCTCGGTCACCCCCTCCAACGTTGAGCGGTAGTTCTGGCAACATATCCATTACTTctattaaaagtagttctaGAAGCCCCAGCGGTggtagattataa